One Myxococcus guangdongensis DNA segment encodes these proteins:
- a CDS encoding pirin family protein has translation MGTESSLAARVDTSVERGVAALWTAKPTELVGDSRVLRALPRVELRRVGPFVFCDHFGPAPAVPGTMSVPPHPHVGLQTVTYLFSGAIRHRDSVGSVQDIHPGDVNWMTAGRGIVHAEDVDSGPGAAPLHGLQTWVALPREHRHTAPSFEHVPAAKLPLVEHECARVRVLAGRLGDAVSPVPSFHPLTYLDVELEPGASVSLPVEPSHALALYVAEGEVAVGGTTVARGVLAHLEDGGATLTLHSVQGGRAVVLGGEPLPDPLVIWWNFVVDSVAEGRARLADWEAGRFPPLAP, from the coding sequence ATGGGGACGGAGTCATCGTTGGCGGCGCGCGTGGACACTTCGGTGGAGCGCGGCGTCGCGGCCCTGTGGACCGCGAAGCCGACGGAGCTGGTGGGCGACTCGCGGGTGCTGCGCGCCCTGCCCAGGGTGGAGCTGCGGCGCGTGGGCCCCTTCGTCTTCTGCGACCACTTCGGCCCCGCCCCCGCCGTGCCGGGCACCATGTCCGTGCCGCCCCATCCCCACGTGGGCCTGCAGACGGTGACGTACCTCTTCTCCGGCGCCATCCGTCACCGCGACTCGGTGGGCTCCGTGCAGGACATCCACCCGGGGGACGTGAACTGGATGACCGCCGGGCGCGGCATCGTCCACGCCGAGGACGTGGACTCGGGGCCCGGCGCCGCTCCGCTGCACGGCCTGCAGACCTGGGTCGCCCTGCCGCGCGAGCACCGCCACACCGCGCCCTCCTTCGAGCACGTCCCCGCCGCGAAGCTGCCCCTCGTCGAGCACGAGTGCGCCCGGGTGCGCGTGCTCGCCGGACGCCTGGGGGACGCCGTGTCCCCCGTGCCCTCCTTCCATCCCCTGACGTACCTGGACGTGGAGCTGGAGCCGGGCGCCTCGGTGTCACTGCCCGTGGAGCCCTCGCACGCGCTCGCGCTCTACGTGGCGGAGGGGGAGGTGGCCGTGGGTGGGACGACGGTGGCGCGGGGTGTGCTGGCGCACCTGGAGGACGGCGGCGCCACGCTGACGTTGCACTCGGTGCAGGGTGGCCGGGCGGTGGTGCTGGGCGGTGAGCCCCTGCCGGACCCGCTGGTCATCTGGTGGAACTTCGTGGTGGACAGCGTGGCGGAGGGCCGCGCGCGGCTGGCGGACTGGGAGGCTGGACGCTTCCCGCCGCTCGCCCCCTGA
- a CDS encoding cupin-like domain-containing protein: MARASAALPVEPSLALPKAFWRRFAREHWDVGPTLFPGLFPRHFPSPAEIFEALVDVGTRYRQGEVMLPVRFYVENEATAEGPPEVFAAVALSRYLPLAQDGDVDGYARRMEHLLHGRRFGLVLSNTQSHHWSHWLQMRTFLSGVHGALGVPLGGADSALFLGNYRHTPFGIHKDDLHVFYFVIRGRRRMSFWPLEAMRSRPEVAPHADPGLKDRPHGVVLRDAEDTRQVMAQASFLEAGAGDIMYWPSSYWHRSEPSEGLTIAASLGFNFRAPMFLDRAPEQPWPQRLPHGELPQVGDWALPKSVRDALGKQGRGQGLRAARNTLTEGWVRFLTNGALDGPPPEARGLAPLTREDTVVGSCARPIVTVPLEGGQLVVAANGYSRTLRPSPVARRRLEALAEVLSSGKPLCVGTLEEDFFRRLPPRAFPRAGVRSLLDELARWRAVWRHEPARRR; this comes from the coding sequence ATGGCACGAGCCTCCGCCGCACTCCCGGTCGAACCGTCCCTCGCCCTGCCCAAGGCCTTCTGGAGGCGCTTCGCCCGCGAGCACTGGGATGTGGGACCCACCCTCTTCCCGGGCCTGTTCCCCCGCCACTTCCCGTCGCCGGCCGAAATCTTCGAGGCGCTGGTGGACGTGGGCACGCGCTACCGCCAGGGCGAGGTGATGCTGCCGGTGCGCTTCTATGTGGAGAACGAGGCCACCGCGGAGGGGCCGCCGGAGGTCTTCGCGGCCGTGGCGCTGTCGCGCTACCTGCCCCTCGCGCAAGACGGTGACGTCGACGGGTACGCGCGGCGGATGGAGCACCTGCTCCACGGCCGCAGGTTCGGGCTGGTGCTGAGCAACACGCAGAGCCACCACTGGAGTCACTGGCTCCAGATGCGCACCTTCCTGTCCGGCGTCCACGGCGCGCTGGGTGTGCCGCTGGGGGGCGCGGACTCCGCGCTGTTCCTGGGCAACTACCGGCACACGCCCTTCGGCATCCACAAGGACGACCTGCACGTCTTCTACTTCGTCATCCGGGGACGTCGGCGGATGAGCTTCTGGCCGCTGGAGGCGATGCGCTCCCGGCCGGAGGTGGCGCCGCACGCGGACCCCGGGTTGAAGGACCGGCCGCATGGCGTGGTGCTGCGCGACGCGGAGGACACGCGTCAGGTGATGGCCCAGGCGAGCTTCCTGGAAGCGGGCGCGGGCGACATCATGTACTGGCCGTCGTCGTACTGGCACCGCTCCGAGCCGAGCGAGGGCCTCACCATCGCCGCCTCGCTGGGCTTCAACTTCCGCGCGCCCATGTTCCTGGACCGCGCGCCCGAGCAGCCGTGGCCTCAGCGTCTGCCGCACGGGGAGCTGCCCCAGGTCGGGGATTGGGCGCTGCCGAAGTCGGTGCGCGACGCGCTCGGCAAGCAGGGGCGCGGACAGGGATTGCGCGCGGCGCGCAACACGCTCACCGAGGGCTGGGTGCGCTTCCTCACCAACGGCGCGCTGGATGGGCCTCCTCCGGAGGCGCGGGGGCTCGCTCCGCTCACGCGGGAGGACACGGTGGTGGGCAGCTGCGCGCGTCCCATCGTCACGGTGCCGCTGGAGGGTGGACAGCTCGTGGTGGCGGCCAATGGATATTCGCGGACGCTGCGTCCTTCGCCGGTGGCGCGCAGACGTCTCGAGGCGCTGGCGGAGGTGTTGAGCTCCGGCAAGCCCCTCTGCGTGGGGACGTTGGAGGAGGACTTCTTCCGGCGACTGCCGCCGCGTGCGTTTCCTCGCGCGGGGGTGCGCTCGCTGCTGGATGAGCTGGCGCGGTGGCGCGCGGTGTGGCGCCACGAGCCCGCGCGTCGACGCTGA
- a CDS encoding metallopeptidase TldD-related protein, whose amino-acid sequence MSEHDEDVGLEEAWPGLARESMERLGRERGWRGVELYMLSHENLTLDYEVASGTFSSSAGGGFTVSARVWTDERVGTAIESVHSKQTLEKVLLAAEEKARTGTPGAFPTSSLASTPLPTNAWRAAADFSRAHLCAERIVKDVLPPGVVVQALVVKQECTGSLLLRSDGVEVFRRAEQEAAFLRCETSRGAVVDAVPLPPGAAKGRSDLEPIRARLADAVAALEGPAKKADRSLPLVLRPLVAAPLVAGLAWLLRGDIATATPALVRAVGRKLFPSILTVEDDPMNPRGIQRRQLDDEGRPTRVLRLVDEGRLVGFLHSEETAARLGVEPGGRGLRDLVHPATPTALNLCILPREDTLPADYTELVARVENFSTMPTPGTVSLIAGGWEVRDGRRVHRVEPLELELPVLETFRSLRGVGSDLAFFPSAEGCGTPTLMLPPPGG is encoded by the coding sequence ATGTCGGAGCATGACGAGGACGTGGGGTTGGAAGAGGCCTGGCCTGGCCTGGCGCGGGAATCGATGGAGCGTCTGGGGCGCGAGCGTGGATGGCGGGGCGTGGAGCTCTACATGCTGTCGCACGAGAACCTGACGCTGGACTACGAGGTCGCCTCGGGGACCTTCTCCAGCAGCGCGGGTGGCGGGTTCACTGTCTCGGCCCGGGTCTGGACCGACGAGCGCGTGGGCACCGCCATCGAGTCCGTTCACAGCAAGCAGACCCTGGAGAAGGTGTTGCTGGCCGCGGAGGAGAAGGCACGCACCGGGACTCCCGGAGCCTTCCCCACATCCTCGCTCGCGAGCACGCCCCTCCCCACGAACGCGTGGCGCGCGGCGGCCGACTTCTCGCGTGCCCACCTGTGCGCGGAGCGCATCGTGAAGGACGTCCTGCCTCCCGGCGTCGTCGTGCAGGCGCTGGTCGTGAAGCAGGAGTGCACGGGCTCCCTGCTCCTGCGAAGTGACGGCGTCGAGGTGTTCCGGCGGGCCGAACAGGAAGCCGCGTTCCTGCGCTGCGAGACCTCGCGCGGCGCCGTGGTGGATGCCGTGCCTCTTCCCCCCGGAGCCGCGAAAGGGCGAAGCGACCTCGAGCCCATCCGCGCCCGACTGGCCGATGCCGTGGCCGCGCTCGAGGGTCCCGCGAAGAAAGCGGACCGCTCGCTCCCGCTCGTGCTGCGGCCCCTGGTCGCGGCGCCGCTCGTCGCGGGACTCGCGTGGCTGCTCAGAGGTGACATCGCCACCGCGACGCCCGCGCTCGTGCGCGCCGTGGGCCGCAAGCTCTTCCCCTCCATCCTGACCGTGGAGGACGACCCGATGAATCCACGCGGCATCCAGCGCCGCCAGCTCGACGACGAAGGACGGCCCACCCGCGTCCTGCGCCTCGTCGACGAGGGGCGGCTCGTGGGCTTCCTCCACTCGGAAGAAACAGCCGCGCGCCTCGGCGTCGAACCCGGAGGCCGAGGGCTCCGAGACCTCGTGCACCCCGCGACGCCCACGGCCCTCAACCTCTGCATCCTCCCGCGCGAGGACACGCTGCCCGCCGACTACACGGAGCTGGTGGCGCGCGTGGAGAACTTCTCCACCATGCCCACGCCCGGCACCGTGTCGCTCATCGCGGGAGGCTGGGAGGTCCGCGACGGTCGTCGCGTGCACCGCGTGGAGCCGCTGGAGCTGGAGCTGCCCGTGCTGGAGACGTTCCGCTCCCTGCGCGGCGTGGGCTCGGACCTGGCCTTCTTCCCCTCGGCGGAGGGCTGCGGCACGCCCACTTTGATGCTGCCTCCGCCGGGAGGCTGA
- a CDS encoding TldD/PmbA family protein, translating into MDWFVERREVSDVLHLRSGTRVQPASFERGVCVRKGPPSHGEYTWTELSRDAPAPGLLPSEVLERARAPLSDSSRLVEGASLREDVVRRLVDVARAAGALHLEVTLREVDRWTLHAQPERRVEEHTRHALLEVKAFHGEAGGPRFDAWRCVTHPDATRLHAALPSLEAWVETLVRELRETTPAVPCPDEALPVLFPPGAASGCFFHEVCGHPLEGDVVARGGSFLARRMGQRVAEPFVHVSDDPTDAQGALGFTWDDEGHAARAVPLLRGGIVTSPMLDARSARALGLEPNGHGRRVDFRHPPLPRMAHTRVEPHEGDLASLLADMGHGLLVQHLTPRHMNLLSGDFSFYIVEARLVRDGLAGPRVGPGVLFGNGLTALAHIDAVGSDARNLFATRGCRKLDHGPLPVSFGQPSVRFRELHVRPGA; encoded by the coding sequence TTGGATTGGTTCGTGGAGCGGCGCGAAGTCTCCGACGTGCTCCATCTGCGCTCCGGGACCCGGGTGCAGCCCGCGAGCTTCGAGCGTGGCGTCTGTGTCCGCAAAGGCCCTCCGAGCCACGGCGAGTACACGTGGACGGAGCTGTCTCGTGACGCACCTGCTCCGGGACTCCTTCCGTCCGAAGTCCTCGAGCGGGCACGCGCGCCCCTCTCCGACTCCTCCAGACTCGTGGAGGGTGCCTCGCTCCGCGAGGACGTGGTGCGCAGGCTCGTGGACGTCGCTCGCGCGGCCGGCGCGCTCCATCTCGAGGTGACGCTGCGCGAAGTGGACCGCTGGACGCTCCACGCGCAGCCCGAGCGGAGGGTGGAGGAACACACGCGCCATGCCCTGCTGGAAGTGAAGGCGTTCCATGGCGAGGCGGGAGGGCCACGGTTCGACGCCTGGCGCTGCGTGACACATCCCGATGCCACGCGCCTCCATGCCGCACTGCCCTCGCTGGAGGCATGGGTGGAGACGCTGGTGCGCGAGCTCCGGGAGACGACTCCCGCGGTGCCGTGCCCCGACGAAGCGCTGCCCGTGCTCTTCCCTCCGGGCGCGGCCTCCGGGTGCTTCTTCCATGAGGTCTGCGGCCATCCGCTGGAGGGCGATGTCGTCGCGCGCGGCGGCTCCTTCCTCGCGCGCAGAATGGGACAGCGCGTGGCCGAGCCGTTCGTCCACGTGTCCGACGACCCCACGGATGCGCAGGGAGCACTCGGCTTCACCTGGGATGACGAGGGACACGCAGCGCGCGCGGTGCCCCTCCTGCGTGGAGGCATCGTCACCTCACCCATGTTGGATGCGCGCAGCGCGCGTGCACTCGGCCTCGAGCCCAACGGCCATGGCCGGCGCGTGGATTTCCGTCATCCGCCACTTCCGCGCATGGCGCACACGCGCGTGGAGCCGCATGAGGGCGACCTGGCGTCACTCCTCGCGGACATGGGCCACGGGCTGCTCGTGCAGCACCTCACGCCGCGGCACATGAACCTCCTGTCGGGGGACTTCAGCTTCTACATCGTCGAGGCGCGCCTGGTGCGCGACGGGCTCGCGGGCCCCCGGGTGGGACCGGGCGTCCTCTTCGGCAACGGACTGACAGCGCTGGCGCATATCGACGCGGTGGGCTCCGACGCGCGCAACCTCTTCGCCACGCGCGGGTGCCGCAAGCTGGACCATGGCCCGCTCCCTGTGTCCTTCGGCCAGCCCTCGGTCCGCTTCCGCGAGCTGCACGTGCGCCCCGGCGCCTGA